In Bacteroidales bacterium, the genomic window GCTGATCTTTGTCAAGATCATGCGTAAAAGCATATACGGGAACATCCTGTTTAAAAGTATCCTTTATACAAGCAGCTATACCAGATGAATCTAATCCTCCGCTCAGTTCAACCCCAATCGGTCCATCAGAATAGCTCCGCTGCTTGACCGCCTCAATAAAACGATTCCTAAGTTCATGCACGGCCTCGGCCTTAGAAAAATTTATAAATTCCTTCTGAACCTTCAGATCCCAATAGCGCTTTAGATGAACTGTATCATCTTCAATTACCGTTAGCGAATGTGCTGGTGGTAATTTATTGACTCCCTTAAATGCGGATCTATTTTTTTCAGGTATAATGGTGCTTATTGAATCTAAAATAAATTGCTCATCAATAGAAAACCTGAATCTAGGTAAGGCTTTGAATGCGTTCGGATCAGAAGAAATAACAAAATATTTACTATCATCAACATAGTATAGAGGACGACAGCCGAAATGATCTCTAGCACCAAATAACTTATTCCTTTTTTTATCCCATATAGCAAAAGCAAAATCACCTTGAAGATGCATAACACAATCCTCTCCCCATTTTAGATAGGACATTAGTATGAGTCGGTTATCCGGAATGCCATCGAAATCACTTGTCCCTGCCTTTAATTTTCTCAATAAATCTAATCGATAATCAATCCGTGCATCTGCCACTATGATACATTTTGAGCTAACATCTGCATATGGCATTAAATCCTTTCCAAAGGCATTGGTAGTATGAAATACATGGCACCCAAAGCCCACATTTTTATCTATCCAGGTATCAGAAAATTGCCAATTTTGGGAGCCCATTTCATTCATTGCATTCTCAACAATTTCTGATACTATCAACTCCCCACTCCTACTTAGTATAATGAAAATTGAGCTCATAGAAACAAATGTAATAGAATCTTAAACAACCCTGTCAATCTATTTTTTTCATGAAGACACAACGTTTATAAGTATCTTTGTAAAAAACTAAGTTTGAAAACAAAGACCTACAGGGTAAATGGATTAAATCTGAGCTCTGAAATTGAACTCCCTGAACTTGTTAGTTCTAACGTTCAGAAACCCGATGTTTGGATAAGATTTGGGTCCGTTCCAGATCATTTACCTGAAGCGGCTGGATCGGGTGTATTATACGAAGCCTCAAAGGATGATTTCCTTTTCAAATTAAATACTGTTGCGAAGTACCGAGTACAAAATGGAAAATACATTACAATTGAACCTCTTGAGACAACTGATCAAAAAGAGATTCGCCTTTTTCTCTTTGCATCAACAATGGGAGCTCTATTGCATCAAAGGGGTATGCTAGCTATACATGGAAGTTGTGTAGCCAAAGAAAACAAAGGAATCATATTCACAGGAATTTCATCTGCTGGTAAATCCACTATCGCAGCTGGCTTTTACATAAAAGGTTATTCGGTTATTACTGATGATATTGCCGTTATTGATAATTCAGAAAAAAAACACTTTATCCATCCTGGTATTCCTCACCTAAAACTATGGCAAGATGTTGTTTACTATATGAATGAAGAAAGTAACTTGGAAAGAGTACGATCTGAGCTAGAAAAATATAGGAAACCCATACCTGCCCTAAAACCCTCAATCCATGTCCCTCTGGAAAAAATAATCTTGCTCACTACAAAAAATACTCCAGGATTTCATTTTGAGGAAGTCTTTGGGGCGGATAAATTCCAAATATTACGTCAAAATACTTATAGGGTACAATTCCTGGAAATGCTAAATCAACTTGAGATACATTTCAAAAATATATCAAGTCTTGCTTCATCTATACCTCTGTATAAAGTTGAAAGACCATCTTCCCCTTTACAGGTTATGGAATTGACAGATTACATTGAAAAGCATATACTTCACATTTAATGCTGGTTAGAAAAAAAAATATAATTTGGCTAGCATCCTATCCAAAATCAGGGAATACCTGGTTCAGATTGTTTTTGAGCTACCTTTACTCTGATTCAGAAGATGACATAAATATCAATCAATTAGACCTAGCCCCTATCGCAAGTAGCAGGAGTTTAATTGATCAATATCTAGGAATTAATACCTCTAATCTTACAATGAATGAGATTGAAATCATCAGACCAAAAGTATATAGAAAGATATCTGATGAAAGTGAGAATGAAGTCTTTTTGAAAACACACGATGCTTGGAAGTTAAATTCTGATGGCGAATCCATGTTCCCACCTGATGTTACAAAGGGGGTGCTATATTTTGTTCGAAATCCACTTGATGTGGCAGTCTCTTTTGCTTTTCATAGTAATACGGATTTTGCTAAAACAATCCAGCATATGAATGATGATACTTTTGGATTTTGTATGGAAGAGAATAGGCTTTTTAATCAGCTCTCTCAGCAAATGTTCTCTTGGTCCGGACATGTAAATTCTTGGGTTCATCATTCAAAATTGCCAGTCCATGTCATGCGTTATGAGGATATGCTACATAAGCCCTTTTTGACATTTACGAAGGCGCTTGATTTTTTGAATATTAAATACTCAAAAACTAAAGTCAATAATGCATTATATAATTGTTCATTTGATAAACTTACATTCCAAGAAGAGAAATTTGGTTTCAAAGAGAAAACTATTAATTCCCTAAAATTCTTTAGAAGTGGTACAATGAATGACTGGCAAAAACACTTAAAAAAACATGAAGTGAATCAAATCATTAAAATGCATCGATCTACAATGGAATCCTTTGGATATTTAAATGATATCCAATCATATATATACAAATAAAACAAATTTTGACTAAATTTGTATAACACTTAAAAAATATTGTAACTTGAATGAGAATAGAGATCAAAAGTGAATCTGTATTGAAGAGAAATCCACAACAATTGTTTAGCGATATTGATGGAGAAGTTGTAATGTTGAGTATAAATAATGGTGAGTACTACAATTTGGATCGTATAAGCACTCAAATTTGGTATTTGCTTGAGAACCCCATTAACTTTAATAATCTAATAGGTGATTTGATGAACATTTATGAGGTAAGTAA contains:
- a CDS encoding sulfotransferase domain-containing protein — protein: MLVRKKNIIWLASYPKSGNTWFRLFLSYLYSDSEDDININQLDLAPIASSRSLIDQYLGINTSNLTMNEIEIIRPKVYRKISDESENEVFLKTHDAWKLNSDGESMFPPDVTKGVLYFVRNPLDVAVSFAFHSNTDFAKTIQHMNDDTFGFCMEENRLFNQLSQQMFSWSGHVNSWVHHSKLPVHVMRYEDMLHKPFLTFTKALDFLNIKYSKTKVNNALYNCSFDKLTFQEEKFGFKEKTINSLKFFRSGTMNDWQKHLKKHEVNQIIKMHRSTMESFGYLNDIQSYIYK
- a CDS encoding lasso peptide biosynthesis PqqD family chaperone: MRIEIKSESVLKRNPQQLFSDIDGEVVMLSINNGEYYNLDRISTQIWYLLENPINFNNLIGDLMNIYEVSKDTCIKDTKYLLEEFIQKGLIEIIDE